From the Timaviella obliquedivisa GSE-PSE-MK23-08B genome, one window contains:
- a CDS encoding pentapeptide repeat-containing protein — translation MPESNPPPNNAPLTPADSLELSDPSLNNPNGDRSSSPLDARTLSGLTESALSEPSRGYSSLQTFQRSKAPLPVGWIIVLALVLMTIGLFLGNAWLGGAGAIVALLISLRVIATAAQKAIAEILSPEQQLLTLSLVGVAIATVGLLHLMGLTQPLSVWYYQLNWDVLGSTGEVIGAVGQILIAILAVFVAWRQYVISKDLTIQQNTITQQQTIDSYFQGVSELVLDEDGLLEDWPQERAIAEGRTAAILSSIDGNGKAKVLRFLSRSRLLTPIKRDRRLGRAILDGMGGYAEDRAFGVRVVDLGVMLAGSDLSKTDLRWTDLTDINLIRINLYRADLVKTNFARTILCEASLVEADLMGTRFFYGSAKTATPRSRIDIPNYATGEHTGAVVEDADFTNAQRLSEEQRYYCCAWGGARTRGTIPGGCDGIPNLLGR, via the coding sequence ATGCCTGAGAGTAACCCTCCTCCCAACAACGCCCCCCTCACTCCCGCTGATTCGCTGGAATTGAGCGATCCTAGTTTGAACAATCCTAATGGAGACAGATCTAGCTCCCCTTTAGATGCCCGCACCTTAAGCGGATTAACTGAGTCGGCGCTTTCTGAACCCTCTAGGGGCTACAGTTCGCTCCAAACGTTTCAAAGATCTAAAGCGCCCCTTCCGGTCGGCTGGATTATTGTGCTGGCACTGGTGCTAATGACGATCGGGCTATTTTTGGGAAACGCTTGGCTAGGTGGAGCAGGGGCGATCGTGGCACTGTTAATTTCGTTGCGCGTGATTGCGACAGCGGCTCAGAAGGCGATCGCCGAAATCCTTTCCCCCGAACAGCAGCTTCTAACCCTCAGCTTAGTTGGGGTGGCGATCGCCACAGTAGGCTTGCTGCATCTGATGGGTCTAACCCAACCTTTAAGCGTGTGGTACTACCAATTAAATTGGGATGTTTTAGGCTCAACAGGTGAAGTCATTGGAGCCGTGGGACAGATTTTGATCGCCATCCTGGCAGTTTTTGTGGCTTGGCGGCAGTATGTGATTTCTAAGGATTTAACGATTCAACAAAATACAATTACTCAACAGCAAACCATTGATTCTTACTTTCAAGGCGTTTCTGAACTGGTATTGGACGAAGATGGCTTGCTAGAAGATTGGCCCCAGGAAAGGGCGATCGCGGAAGGACGTACCGCTGCCATTCTCAGCAGCATTGACGGTAACGGTAAAGCTAAAGTGCTGCGGTTTCTCTCTCGTTCTCGACTGTTAACGCCGATTAAGCGCGATCGGCGGCTGGGTCGTGCCATCCTTGACGGCATGGGCGGCTATGCTGAAGACCGCGCCTTCGGGGTACGCGTCGTCGATCTGGGCGTAATGCTGGCAGGTAGCGACCTTTCAAAAACTGATCTGCGCTGGACAGATTTAACCGATATCAACTTAATTCGCATCAATCTTTACCGCGCTGATTTAGTCAAAACCAACTTTGCCCGCACCATTCTCTGCGAAGCCTCCCTGGTAGAAGCAGACCTCATGGGCACCCGCTTCTTCTACGGCTCTGCCAAAACCGCCACCCCTCGCAGCCGCATCGACATCCCCAACTATGCCACTGGTGAACACACCGGAGCCGTAGTAGAAGACGCAGACTTTACCAACGCGCAGCGCCTCTCGGAAGAACAGCGTTATTACT
- a CDS encoding CapA family protein, with amino-acid sequence MADLESSWQESVIKLAQTGNLRAIAFWLNRYLVPQGICAQVTHEQPGSLLIRVVCHRPPERERLVRFICHRLCKLNAAGIQEARITAQIIGSPTLLWEKSARIASPVCNSLISSAPVPSLAIGQIQPLNPAPARPIARQSTQAKGKHSLSLLKQIPMRLMNRLYRTTQLTAHQTVRQLASVGQPVAGISERSSVAVAQLPDMFLYSNRPSHLSSNVSGAASLSKQAGNLALPQLLKRQIKRSLRGFLAFPPHIRILLLAGSIAAAFLVGSAFHALRTLEFPKGLQSSDPASFGSRKFSLGSSNTVQTALENVPVIQQPVVNPQDPVVTLLFANSATLGRVSQGNTRRLADMVITSLDQLPRSVTAIASPVPLGLSSPDADAVPLDSVPPDSLPLAAAEEATEAAEEATEEAAEATEINSDVENADILAPSAISEITIPDLSANGVDIVNLASSGLTAGSATDLAQAKDLLRRNAVYAIGAGQNQNETRRPVVVDVKGQRIAYLGYSDKIQNPVEQNLEGETSADQIPVDENSADKNGAEVNGALEAQITQDIQAIRDQVDWVIVTYQWSEDSKSYPEDWQVRLAHLAVDHGADLVVGNRPGVTQGGEVYRGKAIAYSLGSSMSEVDQAGASPALKVTLHNKTMKLEILPLQLGQPMANGTDIQQKFKQSSSLFDQPLESPLLLDGQIRLPAAPQSPPPSADPFISYPPDKALPQP; translated from the coding sequence ATGGCTGATTTAGAGAGTTCTTGGCAAGAATCGGTGATTAAGCTGGCGCAAACAGGCAATTTACGGGCGATCGCCTTTTGGTTAAATCGATACCTGGTACCTCAAGGCATTTGCGCCCAGGTGACTCATGAGCAACCGGGTAGCCTGTTGATTCGGGTGGTTTGCCATCGTCCGCCCGAACGCGAACGGCTGGTGCGATTCATCTGCCATCGACTTTGCAAGCTAAACGCGGCAGGCATTCAAGAGGCGCGGATTACGGCACAAATTATTGGATCGCCGACGCTGCTTTGGGAAAAATCTGCCCGGATTGCGTCGCCTGTGTGCAACTCGCTCATCTCGTCAGCGCCTGTTCCCTCCCTTGCGATCGGACAGATTCAACCGCTAAACCCTGCACCTGCTCGCCCGATCGCTCGTCAAAGCACTCAGGCAAAGGGCAAACATTCACTCAGCCTGCTTAAGCAGATTCCGATGCGGCTCATGAACCGTTTGTACCGTACTACCCAATTAACTGCTCATCAAACAGTTCGGCAATTAGCATCAGTGGGGCAACCCGTTGCGGGTATCTCGGAGCGATCGTCCGTAGCAGTTGCCCAATTACCCGATATGTTTTTGTATTCCAATCGTCCCAGCCACCTTTCTAGCAACGTCTCTGGCGCTGCTAGTCTCTCTAAACAAGCAGGCAATCTTGCCTTACCCCAGCTCCTCAAGCGCCAAATTAAGCGATCTTTGCGCGGGTTCCTGGCATTTCCACCCCATATTCGCATTCTGTTGCTGGCAGGCTCAATCGCTGCTGCTTTCTTGGTGGGATCAGCCTTTCATGCCCTACGAACTTTAGAATTCCCAAAGGGCTTACAGTCTTCAGACCCAGCCTCCTTTGGCAGCCGCAAGTTTTCTTTAGGATCTTCCAACACGGTTCAGACAGCGCTAGAAAATGTGCCCGTAATTCAGCAACCCGTCGTTAATCCCCAAGATCCAGTCGTGACGCTTCTATTTGCTAACAGTGCAACCTTAGGACGAGTTTCGCAAGGGAACACTCGTCGTTTGGCGGATATGGTCATTACTAGCCTAGACCAGCTACCCCGCTCTGTCACCGCGATCGCATCTCCTGTACCCCTGGGGTTAAGTTCTCCCGATGCTGATGCTGTTCCCCTTGATTCAGTGCCGCCTGATTCCTTGCCTCTAGCAGCCGCAGAAGAAGCTACAGAAGCCGCAGAAGAAGCTACAGAAGAAGCCGCAGAAGCCACAGAAATTAATTCAGACGTTGAAAATGCAGATATCCTAGCACCGTCTGCAATCTCCGAAATTACGATTCCCGATTTGTCTGCTAACGGCGTTGATATCGTCAACCTAGCCAGCAGTGGGCTAACGGCGGGCAGCGCTACTGATCTAGCTCAAGCCAAAGACCTCCTCCGCAGGAACGCAGTTTACGCGATCGGGGCAGGACAAAATCAAAACGAAACGCGCCGTCCCGTAGTGGTCGATGTCAAAGGGCAACGGATCGCCTACTTAGGATATTCCGACAAAATTCAGAATCCTGTAGAGCAAAACCTTGAAGGTGAGACTTCGGCAGACCAGATCCCCGTAGATGAGAACTCGGCAGATAAAAACGGCGCTGAAGTCAATGGCGCTCTTGAGGCGCAAATTACCCAAGATATCCAGGCAATTCGCGACCAGGTGGATTGGGTGATTGTGACTTATCAATGGAGCGAAGATTCAAAATCTTATCCTGAAGATTGGCAGGTAAGGCTGGCGCATTTAGCGGTAGATCATGGGGCTGATTTAGTGGTCGGCAATCGTCCAGGTGTGACTCAGGGCGGAGAAGTGTATCGGGGTAAGGCGATCGCTTATTCCCTCGGTAGTTCCATGAGCGAGGTAGATCAAGCTGGCGCATCTCCTGCCCTTAAAGTTACTCTGCACAACAAAACTATGAAGCTAGAGATTCTTCCCTTGCAGCTTGGACAACCCATGGCGAATGGCACAGATATTCAGCAAAAGTTCAAACAATCTTCTAGCTTGTTCGACCAGCCTCTAGAATCTCCTTTATTGCTAGATGGTCAAATTCGTCTGCCTGCTGCGCCCCAGTCGCCGCCGCCCAGCGCCGATCCTTTCATTAGCTATCCTCCTGACAAAGCCCTACCCCAACCCTAA